The following proteins come from a genomic window of Streptomyces sp. NBC_01716:
- a CDS encoding metallophosphoesterase → MTDTSDTRPAEGEAQAPRRSRLRRLMRYIPLIAPILLWAVPCWVLLHTGQHWPLPVTLVGTALFALGLVGMPLAMARGHGRRQQDRAAIVGDTLLGTSWVLFTWSVLIGGLLRLVLTVAGVGEGQDRARTVTWAVLAVSAVLLGWGYAEARRVPRVRRLDVRLPRLGAGLDGLRVVLITDTHYGPLDRARWSARVCETVNTLEADLVCHTGDIADGTAERRRAQAMPLGTVRATRARVYVTGNHEYYSEAQGWVDLMEELDWEPLRNRHLLLERGGDTLVVAGVDDVTAESSGLAGHRAHLAGALEGADHNLPVLLLAHQPAFIDRAAAGGVDLQLSGHTHGGQIWPFHHLVRLDQPALAGLSRHGARTLLYTSRGTGFWGPPFRVFAPSEITLLVLRSPHPTTSP, encoded by the coding sequence ATGACCGACACCAGCGACACCCGGCCCGCCGAGGGCGAAGCGCAAGCGCCGCGGCGGAGCCGACTGCGCCGCCTGATGCGCTACATCCCTCTGATCGCCCCCATCCTGCTCTGGGCCGTGCCCTGCTGGGTGCTCCTGCACACCGGCCAGCACTGGCCGCTGCCGGTCACGCTCGTCGGCACCGCTCTGTTCGCCCTCGGTCTCGTCGGTATGCCGCTCGCGATGGCGCGCGGCCACGGCCGGCGCCAGCAGGATCGGGCGGCGATCGTAGGTGACACCCTGCTGGGCACCAGCTGGGTTCTGTTCACCTGGTCCGTTCTGATCGGCGGCCTCTTGCGGCTCGTCCTGACCGTGGCCGGCGTCGGCGAGGGTCAGGACCGGGCCCGGACCGTCACCTGGGCCGTCCTCGCCGTCAGCGCCGTACTGCTCGGCTGGGGGTACGCCGAGGCCCGTCGCGTGCCGCGCGTGCGCCGGCTCGACGTGCGACTCCCGCGGCTGGGTGCCGGGTTGGACGGCCTCCGGGTCGTCCTCATCACTGACACCCACTACGGCCCGCTCGATCGCGCTCGCTGGTCGGCGCGGGTGTGCGAGACGGTGAACACTTTGGAAGCCGACCTGGTCTGCCACACCGGCGACATCGCGGACGGCACCGCCGAGCGCCGCCGCGCCCAGGCGATGCCACTCGGTACCGTGCGGGCAACCCGGGCCCGCGTGTACGTCACCGGGAACCACGAGTACTACAGCGAGGCCCAGGGCTGGGTCGACCTGATGGAGGAGCTGGACTGGGAGCCGCTGCGCAACCGCCATCTCCTGCTCGAACGTGGCGGCGACACCCTCGTGGTGGCCGGCGTGGACGACGTCACCGCCGAGTCCTCCGGCCTGGCCGGACACCGAGCCCACCTCGCCGGAGCCCTGGAGGGCGCCGACCACAATCTGCCCGTCCTGCTCCTGGCCCATCAGCCCGCGTTCATCGACCGGGCCGCGGCGGGCGGTGTCGACCTCCAGCTCTCCGGACACACCCACGGCGGCCAGATCTGGCCCTTCCACCACCTGGTCCGCCTCGACCAGCCCGCCCTCGCCGGACTCAGCCGCCACGGCGCCCGCACGCTCCTCTACACCAGCCGCGGCACCGGCTTCTGGGGCCCGCCGTTCCGCGTCTTCGCCCCCAGCGAGATCACCCTGCTCGTACTCCGGTCCCCGCACCCCACCACCTCGCCCTAG